One genomic window of Vibrio rhizosphaerae includes the following:
- a CDS encoding HEPN domain-containing protein, with protein MKTALDHLPERKQQELHTITTVLRDTLDDFLHNKNGSKAEFRILKIILFGSHAKGTWVSDRPNGYISDYDILVIVNRSALVEEYAVWHSAEEQIARRVTSAPLGLIVHTLNEVHQQLQQGHYFFKDIREQGIELFSTDKRELPTPGNLSETERVAIASKHFQHWMKSAQSFLIDFGHGIDRQDFTKAAFELHQATERLFACTLLVCTNYLPKTHNLESLRSMCAQQDPAFAELFPMENKFHRRSFQRLKRAYIDARYSEHYEITAEELVYLQSEVEKLREMTERVCWGKIEV; from the coding sequence ATGAAAACAGCACTCGATCACCTCCCGGAGCGGAAGCAACAAGAACTTCATACCATCACCACCGTATTACGCGATACGCTGGATGATTTTTTGCACAACAAAAATGGCAGCAAGGCCGAGTTTCGGATCCTTAAAATTATCCTGTTTGGCAGCCATGCCAAAGGCACATGGGTCAGTGATCGCCCCAACGGTTATATCAGCGACTACGATATTCTGGTGATCGTCAACCGCTCGGCATTGGTCGAAGAGTATGCGGTGTGGCACAGTGCCGAAGAGCAGATTGCGCGTCGGGTCACCTCTGCCCCACTCGGCTTGATCGTTCACACACTCAATGAAGTTCATCAACAGCTCCAGCAAGGTCACTACTTCTTTAAAGATATTCGGGAACAGGGTATTGAACTGTTCAGCACCGATAAGCGGGAATTACCCACACCGGGGAATTTAAGTGAGACCGAGCGAGTTGCAATTGCCAGTAAGCATTTTCAGCACTGGATGAAAAGCGCCCAGTCTTTTTTGATCGATTTCGGCCACGGCATTGACCGTCAGGACTTTACAAAAGCGGCTTTTGAACTTCATCAGGCCACCGAACGTCTGTTCGCCTGCACCCTGTTAGTCTGTACCAACTACCTGCCCAAAACCCATAATCTCGAAAGCCTGCGTTCAATGTGTGCTCAGCAAGATCCGGCCTTTGCCGAACTGTTCCCGATGGAAAACAAATTCCACCGCCGCAGCTTCCAGCGCCTCAAACGCGCCTACATCGATGCCCGCTATTCCGAACATTACGAAATCACCGCAGAAGAGTTGGTTTATTTGCAGAGTGAAGTGGAGAAATTGCGGGAGATGACGGAAAGGGTTTGTTGGGGGAAGATTGAGGTTTAG
- a CDS encoding IS256 family transposase — MSDDKFEIDIQAFAKALQSGQGLNGKDGLLTPLIKQITEAALGAEIDQHLADEPDNRKNGKSRKNIKTSSGEFELETPRDRNGSFDPQTVKKHQTRLTDEMERNVLSLFALGNSYQHIREYLLDMYGISVSNGTINAITDRLIPELRAWQERDLDPVYPVVWLDAVHYKIKENGRFVSKAIYTILALNIEGKKELLGIYLSDAEGAHYWLSVLTDLQNRGVKDICISCVDGLKGFPEAIETIYPQTEVQLCVIHQIRNSMKYVASKNQKAFMADLKCVYKAATLKAAEHELDELEIKWGQQYPLVIQSWRNKWENLSVYFKYPEQVRRAIYTTNAVEAVHRQFRKLTKTKGGFANETSLLKLLYAGMLKASEKWTHPVQNWNLTLSQLSIHFEGRLTPYLDL; from the coding sequence ATGTCTGACGATAAATTCGAAATCGATATTCAGGCCTTTGCCAAAGCTCTCCAATCTGGACAAGGACTGAACGGCAAAGATGGCCTGCTCACGCCGCTGATTAAGCAAATCACTGAAGCTGCTCTCGGCGCTGAAATTGACCAGCACCTTGCTGATGAACCCGATAATCGAAAAAATGGTAAGTCCCGGAAAAATATCAAAACCTCATCCGGCGAATTTGAACTCGAAACTCCCCGTGACCGCAATGGCTCTTTTGACCCGCAAACTGTCAAGAAGCACCAGACCCGGCTGACCGATGAGATGGAACGCAATGTCCTTTCCTTGTTTGCCCTTGGCAACAGCTATCAACATATCCGCGAATATCTGCTGGATATGTATGGTATCAGCGTTTCCAATGGCACGATTAACGCCATCACCGACCGTCTTATTCCTGAGCTCAGAGCATGGCAGGAGCGCGATTTAGACCCCGTCTATCCGGTCGTATGGCTCGATGCCGTTCACTACAAAATCAAGGAAAACGGCCGCTTTGTTTCCAAAGCTATTTACACCATCCTTGCACTCAATATCGAAGGAAAAAAAGAGCTGCTGGGCATTTATCTCTCTGATGCCGAAGGCGCGCATTACTGGCTCAGTGTCCTGACCGACTTACAAAATCGCGGTGTCAAAGATATCTGTATTTCCTGTGTCGATGGTCTCAAAGGATTCCCAGAAGCGATTGAAACCATTTATCCGCAAACCGAAGTTCAGCTCTGTGTTATCCATCAAATCCGCAACTCGATGAAATATGTCGCCAGCAAAAATCAGAAAGCTTTTATGGCAGATTTAAAGTGCGTCTATAAAGCTGCGACGCTCAAGGCTGCCGAGCACGAACTTGATGAGCTGGAAATCAAATGGGGGCAACAATATCCGTTGGTGATTCAGTCATGGCGCAATAAATGGGAGAACCTATCGGTATATTTCAAATATCCCGAGCAGGTTCGCAGAGCTATTTACACCACCAATGCGGTTGAGGCGGTACATCGGCAGTTCCGCAAGCTGACCAAGACCAAAGGTGGCTTCGCCAATGAAACCAGCTTGCTCAAGCTATTGTATGCAGGTATGTTGAAAGCCAGTGAAAAATGGACGCATCCGGTGCAAAACTGGAACCTGACGCTGTCTCAGCTCAGTATCCACTTTGAAGGTCGACTCACCCCATACCTGGATTTATAA
- a CDS encoding RHS repeat-associated core domain-containing protein: MVQQSQITADGTALTSTEYLYEPGSHRPMAQVTTRHSSNRRDLHYIVTDHAGTPQELVTETGDIEWRGEQALWGKYQQQQFNLKIQRGYLEDAANEALSCDLRYQGQIEDRESGLYYNLNRYYDADSGQYLSPDPIGFAGGLRPQGYVHNPMEWVDPLGLTGDPANATHITYQGIKDGKPYVGYASKPGLGHSAEDVLKYRYGNDFSKFDVKPEPFYRGDGLEGKYTARGLEQRRFEQLGGLDKTSNLQNPVGPNNPRRDEYLKKADNHLDSKGCS; encoded by the coding sequence TTGGTACAGCAGAGCCAAATCACCGCCGACGGTACAGCACTGACCAGCACCGAATATCTGTACGAGCCGGGCAGCCACCGCCCGATGGCGCAGGTTACCACTCGTCACAGCAGCAACCGAAGAGACCTGCACTATATCGTCACCGACCATGCCGGGACGCCGCAGGAACTCGTCACCGAAACCGGTGACATTGAATGGCGTGGTGAACAGGCACTGTGGGGTAAATACCAGCAGCAACAGTTCAACCTCAAAATTCAACGCGGTTATCTCGAAGACGCGGCCAACGAAGCGCTGAGCTGCGATCTGCGTTATCAGGGACAGATCGAAGATCGGGAATCCGGGCTTTACTACAATCTCAATCGTTACTACGATGCAGACAGTGGGCAATATCTCAGTCCCGACCCGATAGGATTTGCAGGTGGGTTAAGGCCACAGGGTTATGTGCATAATCCGATGGAGTGGGTGGATCCGCTGGGGTTGACGGGAGATCCTGCAAACGCTACTCATATAACTTATCAAGGGATCAAAGATGGAAAGCCTTATGTTGGATATGCTAGTAAACCCGGATTGGGACATAGCGCTGAAGATGTATTGAAATATCGTTATGGAAATGATTTTAGTAAGTTTGATGTTAAGCCTGAGCCTTTTTATCGAGGAGATGGTTTAGAAGGTAAATATACAGCCCGAGGGTTAGAACAGAGAAGGTTTGAACAACTAGGTGGTTTAGATAAAACATCAAACCTCCAAAATCCTGTGGGTCCTAATAATCCAAGACGAGATGAGTATTTGAAAAAAGCAGATAATCATTTAGATAGTAAAGGTTGTAGTTAA
- a CDS encoding SMI1/KNR4 family protein, with translation MMINCSVPITFEDIEKFESKFNIELPVYFKKYYVSYNGGELSDNRKIFYDGNMELEINHFLPMIRDDVYKSFTVESLYEVLSINKKILPINFIPFAIDSGSFPYCINVENNNIYFFNLEKNKSIKIASDLDDLISKLYTEDEMY, from the coding sequence ATGATGATCAATTGTTCCGTTCCTATAACATTTGAAGATATAGAAAAATTTGAATCAAAATTTAATATAGAGCTGCCAGTGTATTTTAAAAAATACTATGTTTCTTATAATGGCGGAGAACTTTCTGATAATAGAAAAATATTCTATGATGGAAATATGGAGCTAGAAATTAATCACTTTCTTCCAATGATAAGAGATGATGTTTATAAATCATTTACGGTGGAGTCTTTGTATGAGGTTTTATCCATAAATAAAAAAATATTACCAATTAACTTTATCCCTTTTGCTATTGATAGTGGTTCTTTTCCGTATTGTATTAATGTTGAGAATAATAATATTTATTTTTTCAATCTTGAAAAGAATAAATCTATAAAAATAGCTAGTGATTTAGATGATTTAATATCCAAATTATATACTGAGGACGAAATGTATTAA
- a CDS encoding RHS repeat-associated core domain-containing protein, with the protein MQQSQITADGTALTSTEYLYEPGSHRPMAQVTTRHGSNRRDLHYIVTDHAGTPQELVTETGDIEWRGEQALWGKYQQQQFNLKIQRGYLEDAANEALSCDLRYQGQIEDRESGLYYNLNRYYDADSGQYLSPDPIGFAGGLRPQGYVHNPMEWVDPLGLDLKTVDFTGSNDLFPTSGNQKNIVKIRMQGARGRDFTQAYKAAGINSSDAKGYTWHHVADFDPNTGETTMQLVKTEAHVDSLPHRGSVSQFEKHFGVEYGSQEAVKTSQSKGWLDGKPPKGC; encoded by the coding sequence GTGCAACAGAGCCAAATCACCGCCGACGGCACAGCACTGACCAGCACCGAATATCTGTACGAGCCCGGCAGCCACCGCCCGATGGCGCAAGTCACCACTCGTCACGGCAGCAACCGAAGAGACCTGCACTATATCGTCACCGACCATGCCGGGACGCCGCAGGAACTCGTCACCGAAACCGGTGACATCGAATGGCGTGGTGAACAGGCACTGTGGGGCAAATACCAGCAGCAACAGTTCAACCTCAAAATTCAACGGGGTTATCTCGAAGACGCGGCCAATGAAGCGCTGAGCTGCGATCTGCGTTATCAGGGACAGATCGAAGATCGGGAATCCGGGCTTTACTACAATCTCAATCGTTACTACGATGCAGACAGTGGGCAATATCTTAGCCCCGACCCGATTGGATTTGCGGGGGGATTGAGGCCTCAGGGTTATGTGCATAACCCGATGGAGTGGGTCGATCCGCTGGGGTTAGACCTGAAAACGGTAGATTTTACTGGTTCGAATGATTTATTCCCTACGAGCGGGAACCAGAAAAATATTGTTAAGATAAGAATGCAGGGAGCTCGAGGGCGTGATTTTACTCAAGCTTATAAGGCAGCTGGAATTAACAGTTCAGATGCTAAGGGATATACATGGCACCATGTTGCCGATTTTGATCCCAATACAGGCGAAACAACTATGCAGTTAGTAAAAACAGAGGCTCATGTCGATTCGCTACCTCACCGTGGTTCTGTCAGTCAATTTGAAAAGCATTTTGGTGTTGAATACGGTTCACAAGAGGCTGTAAAAACTTCTCAAAGTAAAGGTTGGTTAGATGGTAAGCCACCTAAAGGGTGTTAA
- a CDS encoding Imm26 family immunity protein, with protein sequence MSNKNLVVNSGDVYFIPLFLYEESSAKSFSRYKFGGVEQEFCFFRIIDDHLGAGILIEIFNCVGGIDTDVNKIVSSQKLFKPIYISGEGISKKRWRKVGETKNYNKETDSNYSSIQFLIGLPGEFRLWCNDMESDIDSSQDIDDIEEHIIWTSMQVEKRVLKALGRL encoded by the coding sequence ATGAGTAATAAAAATTTAGTAGTTAATTCTGGAGATGTTTACTTTATTCCTTTATTTTTATATGAGGAGTCGAGTGCTAAAAGTTTTAGCCGTTATAAATTTGGTGGTGTGGAACAAGAGTTTTGTTTTTTTAGGATTATTGATGATCATCTAGGAGCAGGTATATTAATTGAAATATTTAATTGTGTTGGGGGCATAGATACTGATGTAAATAAAATAGTATCCTCCCAAAAATTATTTAAACCTATATATATATCTGGTGAGGGCATTTCTAAAAAGAGATGGAGAAAAGTAGGAGAAACGAAAAACTATAACAAAGAAACTGATTCAAATTACAGTAGCATCCAGTTCTTGATTGGTCTGCCTGGAGAATTCAGGCTTTGGTGCAATGATATGGAGAGTGACATTGATAGTTCACAAGATATTGATGATATTGAAGAACATATTATTTGGACATCAATGCAAGTAGAAAAACGAGTGCTAAAAGCTTTAGGACGTTTATAG
- a CDS encoding RHS repeat-associated core domain-containing protein, producing the protein MSENKKADLLSSAEAAAQNFSTDNIIKDGGCVECGCEMFIRYHYDDGKPVPEAEFFLTNSKKEISGKTDKQGMCKIENMDCGGFELLLGEGSDEFEPQDVAENNPVIQANPEYAAKAGEYFALYTLLSREGYLTYDESGSSDSFVDVDRKWFTWVDSDYEEAYDRFWELDKEINHGPIALRQAVNKIHHSLAGEMAGMAQDNTAILLFCEIALGFVPVVGQAMDLYDLGCWGWDTCTKNDLDFWHWATGALVVIGFVPGLGDATKKTGKTIIDALKKSDSRVIQQAMKMLRSLSNGNLVKYLKKFGGLLSEYANKAKKLLNDIIDGLTKAIKNSKSWAVKLLSNSFEMLVDAMKSLEKKIDEMVGKITAKVDEFIGKVVTRKTGTPHHKGANKVDNINAEQASIHGDKPTGDHSSGDKTHNTSGKNDPDVCIDDPVDMATGAVFEERQDFVLAGFIPVEHSRYYRSVGHRDIGLMGSLWRSSWDISLTIRGMLATFTDLDYSVGVFDLPYPGEETSSVQKPQWRLHRGAQGELILKSKDGVEYHFGHAIGATLRLSKISDVYGNTIQFAYDRRTLKWVILSDERLIEVKTERNRITHLILCEADQTPLRELARYNYDRSGRLLSVRGESGRNFDYQYSKEGYLTRWQDLAQTWVEHDYDERGRAISNRCAEGYWSGQVRYDDDNRIHYHKSSFGGIKAFHFDEHQRATAIVDAAGNRIEQQWQNDLLISETNALGDVSAYTYDDWGNLTTVTLPDGTVHSYGYNEQGWLTSYTDPLGGGWLYEHNSQGDVIQVTDPEGRVWQMSYTERGLQDSVTGPDGSVTRYRYNERGLLTRLEPDTGYGMDFHYDRFDRLVKRVSDKRDSQGNLTRQWHYHESNSFPDKVIYEDGSEAHFGYDIEGNLVSVTDALGQTQRFTYGAFDKLQTVTDPLGATTRYHYNVEAEFAGVTNSQGQQWLYGFDKLGRIESERHYDGRTENYGYDAVGRLTQRSKPDGHTFRYQYDVCGRLLQSESFDHQDHPTGKSWYEYDAASRLTYAENGDAWIALAYSPAGQLLSENINGTELTHQYDAAGRLILSSGTATERSYQWQQQQLSALAIGSHNPLTFAYHPGGEEKQRSNGSGFDLRQEWSATGLLTGQQLGNQSLRQYRYDVLDRLTGIEDSHRGSAEITLNPNSQITAVRQRKSWETKAGFVHLFGYDSELNLNEEGFGSEYGDNVVSLADERIKRQKRDYDKAGRVTEVGRFKYRYDECGRVIEKSESKDGFRPQSTRFIWNDEDRLTHIELPDGRRYRYRYDPFGRRIAKECLQTQQQTHYLWDGSTLVQQSQITADGIALTSTEYLYEPGSHRPMAQVTTRHSSNRQDLHYIVTDHAGTPQELVSEAGEIEWRGEQALWGKYQQQQFNLKIQRGYLEDAANEALTCDLRYQGQIEDRESGLYYNLNRYYDADSGQYLSPDPIGFAGGLRPQGYVHNPMEWVDPLGLTPLNQGGFSVYGLFDQGATKPYYIGISNDSDRRLLEHIKSGRFNEDTGQQRVLQRDLRYDEARGYEQAYIEKYETKTGKIGEDISSTNRGNKINSFDKTRTDDRGKAFNKEYENAQTDINGKKPPKCG; encoded by the coding sequence ATGAGCGAGAATAAAAAAGCCGATTTGCTCTCCAGCGCAGAGGCAGCTGCACAGAATTTTTCGACCGATAACATTATCAAGGACGGCGGATGTGTTGAGTGTGGCTGTGAAATGTTTATCCGCTATCACTATGACGATGGTAAGCCGGTACCGGAAGCTGAATTTTTCCTGACAAACAGCAAAAAAGAAATTTCGGGCAAAACCGATAAACAAGGCATGTGTAAAATCGAGAACATGGATTGTGGTGGGTTTGAGCTTCTGCTGGGTGAAGGTAGTGATGAATTTGAGCCGCAAGATGTGGCAGAAAACAATCCTGTGATTCAGGCCAATCCCGAATATGCGGCCAAAGCCGGTGAGTATTTTGCCCTGTATACCCTGCTGAGTCGGGAGGGATATCTCACTTACGATGAATCTGGTAGCTCCGACAGTTTTGTTGATGTTGATCGCAAATGGTTCACTTGGGTAGACAGTGATTATGAGGAAGCTTACGACCGCTTCTGGGAGCTGGATAAAGAGATTAACCACGGCCCGATAGCGTTGAGACAGGCAGTGAACAAAATCCACCATAGTCTGGCCGGAGAAATGGCCGGCATGGCGCAAGACAATACGGCCATTTTGCTGTTTTGTGAAATCGCGCTTGGGTTTGTGCCGGTGGTCGGGCAGGCAATGGACTTGTATGACTTAGGCTGCTGGGGATGGGATACCTGTACCAAGAATGATTTAGATTTTTGGCACTGGGCAACCGGTGCTTTGGTGGTGATTGGTTTTGTGCCGGGGCTGGGGGATGCGACCAAGAAAACCGGCAAAACTATCATTGATGCACTGAAAAAATCGGATTCACGAGTCATTCAACAGGCGATGAAAATGCTGCGCAGCTTGTCGAACGGCAATCTGGTTAAGTATCTGAAAAAGTTCGGTGGCTTACTGTCTGAGTATGCCAACAAAGCCAAAAAATTACTCAATGACATTATTGACGGGCTGACCAAGGCGATTAAGAACAGTAAAAGCTGGGCAGTCAAACTACTGAGTAACTCGTTCGAAATGCTGGTCGATGCGATGAAGTCGCTGGAAAAGAAAATCGACGAGATGGTCGGTAAAATTACCGCCAAGGTCGATGAGTTTATCGGCAAAGTGGTGACCCGCAAAACAGGTACACCGCATCACAAAGGGGCGAACAAAGTCGATAATATCAATGCTGAGCAAGCTTCAATTCATGGGGATAAGCCGACGGGAGATCATTCTTCAGGAGACAAGACGCATAATACTTCAGGGAAAAACGATCCAGACGTTTGTATTGATGACCCGGTCGATATGGCAACTGGTGCGGTATTTGAGGAACGACAAGACTTTGTTCTGGCAGGTTTTATTCCTGTAGAGCACAGTCGTTATTACCGTTCGGTCGGACATCGTGATATCGGATTGATGGGCAGCTTGTGGCGCAGTAGCTGGGATATCAGTCTGACTATCCGTGGCATGCTGGCAACTTTTACTGATCTGGATTATTCGGTCGGGGTGTTTGATCTGCCTTATCCGGGTGAAGAGACATCATCAGTGCAGAAACCTCAGTGGCGACTCCACCGGGGAGCGCAGGGAGAACTGATCCTTAAAAGTAAAGATGGTGTGGAATATCATTTTGGTCATGCGATTGGCGCGACACTGCGTTTATCCAAAATATCAGACGTTTATGGAAATACCATTCAGTTCGCTTATGACCGCCGAACCCTCAAATGGGTCATTCTCAGTGATGAACGGCTGATTGAGGTTAAAACCGAGCGTAACCGTATCACACACTTGATCTTATGCGAAGCCGATCAGACACCGCTGCGTGAGCTGGCCCGTTATAACTACGACAGATCCGGCCGGCTGCTTTCCGTGCGGGGAGAATCAGGCCGTAATTTTGATTATCAATACAGCAAAGAAGGTTACCTGACCCGCTGGCAGGATTTGGCACAGACCTGGGTTGAGCACGATTATGACGAACGAGGCCGGGCAATTTCCAACCGTTGTGCTGAAGGCTATTGGAGTGGTCAGGTTCGCTACGATGATGACAATCGGATTCACTATCACAAAAGTTCTTTTGGTGGAATCAAAGCGTTCCATTTTGATGAGCATCAGCGTGCAACCGCTATTGTGGATGCAGCAGGCAACCGGATTGAACAGCAGTGGCAGAATGATCTACTCATCAGCGAGACCAATGCACTCGGAGATGTTTCAGCTTATACCTATGACGATTGGGGTAACCTGACAACTGTAACTCTGCCGGATGGTACCGTACACAGCTATGGTTACAACGAGCAGGGCTGGCTGACAAGCTACACTGACCCACTCGGTGGCGGTTGGTTGTATGAACACAATTCTCAGGGTGATGTGATTCAAGTCACCGATCCGGAAGGCCGGGTCTGGCAGATGAGCTACACTGAACGTGGTTTGCAGGATTCAGTGACCGGGCCGGACGGTAGCGTCACTCGCTATCGCTACAATGAACGCGGCCTGCTAACCCGCTTAGAGCCGGATACCGGTTACGGGATGGATTTCCACTATGACCGTTTTGACCGCTTGGTGAAACGGGTCAGTGATAAACGTGATTCTCAGGGCAATCTCACCCGCCAGTGGCATTACCATGAATCGAATTCGTTTCCCGATAAAGTCATCTATGAAGACGGCTCTGAAGCACACTTTGGCTACGATATCGAAGGCAATCTGGTTTCGGTCACCGATGCGCTCGGTCAGACGCAGCGCTTCACCTATGGCGCATTCGATAAGCTCCAAACCGTCACCGACCCGCTGGGGGCAACCACCCGCTATCACTACAATGTTGAAGCCGAATTTGCCGGTGTTACCAACAGTCAGGGGCAGCAGTGGCTGTACGGTTTCGACAAGCTGGGGCGGATTGAAAGCGAACGTCATTACGACGGGCGCACTGAGAATTATGGCTATGATGCAGTTGGTCGATTGACACAACGCAGCAAACCAGATGGTCACACTTTCCGCTATCAGTACGATGTATGCGGCCGACTGCTCCAGAGCGAAAGCTTCGACCATCAGGACCATCCAACCGGCAAAAGCTGGTATGAGTATGATGCAGCCTCGCGGCTCACTTACGCAGAAAACGGTGATGCATGGATTGCTCTCGCCTACAGCCCGGCAGGGCAACTGCTGAGTGAAAATATCAACGGCACCGAACTGACCCATCAGTACGATGCCGCCGGGCGGCTCATTCTGTCATCGGGCACCGCAACTGAGCGCAGCTATCAATGGCAACAGCAACAGTTGTCCGCACTTGCTATCGGCAGTCACAATCCGCTGACTTTTGCCTACCATCCGGGCGGAGAAGAAAAGCAGCGCAGCAACGGCAGCGGTTTTGACTTGCGCCAAGAGTGGAGTGCGACCGGTTTGCTGACCGGACAGCAACTGGGCAATCAATCGCTACGTCAGTACCGCTACGATGTACTCGACCGGTTGACCGGGATTGAAGACAGTCATCGCGGTAGTGCGGAAATCACTCTCAACCCGAACAGTCAGATTACTGCGGTGCGGCAGCGTAAATCATGGGAGACCAAAGCAGGGTTCGTTCATCTGTTCGGTTATGACAGCGAGCTGAACCTCAATGAAGAAGGCTTCGGCAGCGAATACGGTGACAATGTGGTGTCGCTGGCCGATGAACGGATAAAACGCCAGAAACGCGACTATGATAAAGCCGGGCGAGTGACTGAAGTCGGCCGCTTCAAATATCGTTACGACGAATGTGGTCGGGTCATCGAGAAAAGCGAATCGAAAGACGGCTTCCGCCCGCAGAGCACAAGATTTATCTGGAATGACGAAGACCGCCTGACCCATATCGAGCTACCGGACGGGCGACGTTACCGCTATCGTTATGACCCGTTCGGACGACGGATTGCTAAAGAGTGCCTGCAAACCCAGCAGCAGACCCATTATCTGTGGGACGGCAGCACGCTGGTGCAGCAGAGCCAAATCACCGCCGACGGTATAGCACTGACCAGCACCGAATATCTGTACGAGCCGGGCAGCCACCGCCCGATGGCGCAGGTTACCACTCGTCACAGCAGCAACCGCCAAGACCTGCACTATATCGTCACCGACCATGCCGGGACGCCGCAAGAGTTGGTGAGCGAGGCCGGGGAAATCGAATGGCGTGGTGAACAGGCACTGTGGGGCAAATACCAGCAGCAACAGTTTAACCTCAAAATTCAACGGGGTTATCTGGAAGACGCGGCCAACGAAGCCCTGACCTGTGACCTGCGTTATCAGGGACAGATCGAAGATCGGGAATCCGGACTTTACTACAACCTCAATCGTTACTACGATGCAGACAGTGGGCAGTATCTCAGCCCCGACCCGATAGGATTTGCGGGTGGGTTAAGGCCTCAGGGGTATGTGCATAACCCGATGGAGTGGGTCGATCCACTGGGGTTGACGCCACTGAATCAAGGCGGATTTTCTGTCTATGGTTTGTTTGATCAAGGCGCTACGAAGCCTTATTATATTGGGATTTCAAATGATTCTGATAGACGGTTGCTAGAGCATATTAAATCAGGGCGTTTTAATGAGGATACTGGGCAACAGCGAGTTCTTCAAAGAGATTTAAGATATGATGAAGCCCGTGGTTATGAGCAGGCGTATATAGAGAAATATGAAACGAAAACGGGGAAAATTGGGGAGGATATTTCTTCTACTAATAGAGGAAATAAAATAAATTCTTTTGATAAAACAAGAACTGATGATCGAGGGAAAGCATTTAATAAAGAATATGAAAATGCTCAGACAGATATCAATGGTAAGAAACCTCCAAAATGTGGATGA
- a CDS encoding DUF4123 domain-containing protein, which translates to MTDTEQWWEDVPLENWQTTLEEPGWFVVAEAAIHPEIRDLAEQMPEFETRLYWGDMGDIHASISPYIMPLQSWAWLEEQVVTQPHWGIAIQLDPSFHSLPLSRQSDLVMRYFRAWTLVETPTQEQFLLRLSDWDVLGVLWQASDAVYRQHIQGPLRQIAYWEPDQPEAKVLRFQEPILEETTLPLPTPLTEAQYQALSIWASRQIYRQYQDHLQAHHSETQSWEQAQFDQYLYQHITQANQLGFTQPNDVVRYLSLTVVFGEQFTTQPWAEQILKSPDYQGTQSRMDRLFERGLDELDKESEKS; encoded by the coding sequence ATGACAGATACTGAACAGTGGTGGGAAGATGTCCCGCTGGAAAACTGGCAAACCACGCTGGAAGAACCAGGATGGTTTGTAGTTGCTGAAGCTGCAATTCATCCGGAAATCCGCGATCTGGCAGAACAGATGCCGGAGTTTGAGACACGCTTGTACTGGGGCGATATGGGCGATATTCATGCCTCGATTTCTCCCTATATTATGCCGCTGCAATCGTGGGCATGGCTCGAAGAGCAGGTGGTGACACAACCCCACTGGGGCATTGCGATCCAGCTGGATCCCAGTTTTCATTCATTGCCGCTCAGCCGCCAGAGCGATTTAGTGATGCGGTATTTCCGGGCATGGACGCTGGTCGAAACCCCGACGCAGGAACAGTTTCTGCTGCGTCTTTCAGACTGGGATGTGCTGGGTGTGCTCTGGCAGGCCAGCGATGCTGTCTATCGGCAACATATTCAGGGGCCGTTACGACAGATTGCTTACTGGGAACCGGATCAGCCGGAGGCGAAGGTTCTCAGGTTTCAGGAGCCGATCCTGGAAGAAACCACACTCCCGTTACCGACGCCGCTGACTGAAGCACAGTATCAGGCACTCAGCATCTGGGCCAGCCGACAGATCTACCGTCAGTATCAGGATCATTTACAAGCCCATCACAGCGAAACGCAAAGCTGGGAACAGGCACAGTTCGATCAATATCTCTATCAGCATATCACTCAGGCCAATCAATTGGGGTTTACCCAACCGAATGATGTGGTTCGGTATCTGAGCCTGACCGTGGTCTTCGGCGAGCAGTTTACAACGCAGCCGTGGGCTGAACAGATTTTAAAATCACCGGATTATCAGGGTACGCAAAGTCGGATGGATCGGTTATTTGAACGTGGGTTAGATGAATTGGATAAGGAATCAGAGAAATCATGA